The DNA region TTGTCCTGAAGCTGCCCCAACTGAACTTTCATTTCTAGCAAAGAGTTCAGACGGTCACGTACTGCCTTGACATCAAATCCAAACGTTTCTAAATCACCTATTTCTTGGAAGCTGCTATCAAAGAAGTCGTCAGGAACCTCAATGTTCACCTTGGAGGTCTTCTCAACCAAAGAGGCAAAGGTTAACATCTTTGCAATGGCTAATGATTCGCGACTTAGCTCTCCACACTTAACTAAAggataaaaatgtggtttttgcGGATATCTTCTAAATGCATCCATAGATTCAACTTTTTCCCAAATTTCAGGATAAGATTTCACAAATGGCAAATCTGGACTGTCTTGTTGCTCAATGTTAACAGTGACACCAGTTTCAACTTGTGTACCTGTAACCTCATTTTGTTGGTTATCAGTCTCGGCTGGGTTACCTACAACAGATTTGACAAAATCAAAATAACTAGTCAAAGGAATCTATTGAAAATTTTCACATTTGCTTACTTGAGCCCTCTGTAGGTTTGACAGAATGCATTTCACTTGTGCACAACAAAAAGGGTTGATCATGAGCAGATGCCTTTTCGGATATTCCAGTCACAGCCACCTGAAGTTCTTTTGTCGAGCAACCCATTGGAGAATCAACAGTTTCTGCCTGTCTCACTGCATCTTGATAACATGGAAATTTCATACAAACAAGACAAAAGTAAATAGGAAAAATAAGTACTACCGAATGAGGGCAAAAGGAAAAAGGATAAATAAGTACTGTTGTTTTGCTCCGCATCAGCCTCATCTGTGACACCAGTTTCAACTTGTCTTCCATTAACCTCGTTTTGTTGGTTCGGAGTCCCAGCAAGGTTACCTAGAACACAATCTTGAGATTAGTCAAACTTGCTACGGGTAAAGGAACCCATGGATTCAATTTTTTACAAAAACCAAAGGTGGACTGTCGTGTTTCTCCACCTCACCTGTGACACTAATTTCAACTTGTCTTCCATTAATCTCTTGGTTGGCAGTCCCAACAAGGTTACCTAGGAAACAAACTTGATGTTAGTCAAAGAGCTACAGGCAAAGGAATCCACTGAATTTTCTTCACAATATCTTACTTGTACCACCTATGGTTTTTACAGAATGCACTTCATTTATGCACAGTGATAAAGGTTGATTATGAGCGGATGGCTTTGGCAATACTCCAGTCACAACCACCTGACCTTCTTGTGTCAAGTAATCCGTTGTAGAATTCACAGTTTCCGTCTCTCTCATTGCTTCTTCAGAACCTGAAAATGAATAAGACAAGTACTTCCATAGGGGGAAAACAAGGAAAAAGTCCATCCCTATTATGTTTAGTCTAACATTTCTCTTGGCCTAGCAATAGTTTGAATACATCCATGGTTTCAATGTTTTTCCCCTACTGTAGAATTTTCAGAAAAGGCAAATGTGGACTGTCAACGTCACCTGTTACGCCAGTTTCAACCTGTTTTCTGACCTCACTTTGTTGTTCGGAAATCCCAGCAGGGTTACCTATAACACAACATTGACGTTTTTCAAACAACTATAGCCAAAGAAATTCCTTCAAAATATTCTTGATAGCTTACTTGAGCCCACTGTAATACTTGTAATGCCTTTATCGATATCCATTGCAGAATATACAGCTTCCTCTTCGACCATTGCATCTTCAGAACCTGAGATTTTGACAAAGTAAGAGCAGAGCAGTGATGGGATGGGGAAAGTAAGAAGAATTCAAATTAAATTACACACTAGTTACTGTAATTAGTTTTTATGAACTAAAGGTTCTTCAGGTTGTGATGTGTCATACCTTTATATTTAGCAACTTGAGTCTCAGTCGATTCAACTTGAGCAACAACTCCAGTTCCATCATGTTTCTCACCTGCCAAAGTAGAAATTATTTAGACTACAGTGTTCTATTCCACTGTGCTTGGTGGATTTTTGGGGTTGTTAGCCTCCCATACCTTTCAAATCCAACCTTGTGATCATAGACAATTCGAATATATCATTCGAGCAATCCGCAGCCATAGATCCACCGCCATTATGTTCCTCGCCTGCACATGCTGGCACACATTAGATTTTGAAATAATTACAGATCTACGGAATGCTGTAGGTTTGACATATACACACCTTCAACAAGCAATGCAGTCCGTTTTCCATTCCCTTCTACTGCACTGGTCACTCCATCTTCATTCTGTCCAACCCCCTGAATGAGTTAAGAACAAACATCGTGATGAATAAAACTAAACTAGAAGCAATGAAATCCCAATATGGTACCTCCAAGTCCATAACTTTTCAAGAGATTATTGGACAGCTGAATACCTTCGAATTAATTATGGATAAAAAAACAACACTTCATATTTAAATGTCTTTCAACAAACAAGAGAAACATCTCTTTGTTTTGAACAGAGAGGTCTTACATTGTCATATTGGTCATGCATTGGAATTTACGCAAAAGCTTAATGTAGGCTACAGTTCTGAACTTCTGTTATGCAGAGACAAATGAAAGAAGCAAAGCATACTGGCTTCAGATATAAATACCTCCATAGGGAGCAGACATGATGCTCCAGCATGAGATCCCCCTGTTGCTTCAGACTCTGACTTGATACCAGAAGATTCAGTGTTGTCCATTACATGCTCATCTCCAATATTTACTTCACCGGTCTTTTCAATTTCACTTCTTTTCTTGCCTGCAATAGTttatacatatttattttatgtggaTTATCCAATGAACCTATTAGCATAGAAATATCATGTAATGTCAAAAGTTTCTTATGTCTTACCCTAGGCCATTGGATATCAGCTTGAGATATTCATGGTTTACCCTTGCCTTCAAAATTATTGGTTGATTATGTGGACCTATCATGTATATGTCTGTTTCTGAGGGCTATTGAATTTTTTACCATGCAATTTCAGTGGTATGCCCCTCCTATCATGTCCTACTCTAGGTCATGGGATGTCACTTTGAGGTTTTCGTGGTTTACCTTTTCTTTTGAAATGAGTTAATGCTTGATCATCTAGTCCTCTAACCTTCAGTTTCGCAATCTTCTGCAAGAGCAAATAACGCATTTTAATCAGGACCAGTAGGTTTTAGAAGAACAAAATCAGTGGAAAAATAGTGCACGGCTTTCTTTGTATAGCCCTTCTACTTTCAAATAATGAAGATGAAAACATTTGATCCCAATTATCCTTGAATGGACCTAAAAGAAGGCAAGCCGCTAGGACTGCTTACTCAAGCAAAATGAATGAATACAGAGGCCTCCGAGAATATGAACCTAACCTTAATCTTGGAATATTTCCATCAGGCATTATTATGCCATACAAACGATAGAGGCAACAGAGacctatttttgttgttttcctATTAAATATCAAGCAGAGATGAAAACTGAGTAGTTTTATGTACCGACATGTCCCCAATGATGAGCACTATTTAACCCTGCTATTGGAATTACTTGAGTCGGTGAGTGTTGCCCGTATAGTATAAGTAGTTTTGATAATGCTCACCGACACAAGTACTTTGACCAATACTGAGTGAACCAACACACTTCTCTGTGATTGCAGGGTATCTTGAGTAAAATGCAAAGAATAGAGCAAGTTAATGAGGTTAGAAAGGGAAGACTGGAATCATGAATTTGTATACCACAAGGGAACATTCAGCAATAGgagaataaataattaaataccaACAACATTTTTCAAAGAGTTCCCTTACCAAAACATTAATAACTGGGGATTCTTTGTTTAGAGTTTTAACCAGCGTTCTCCTTGCAAACGGTTTCTCCAAAGATAAGGAGTCATCTGAATGCCCACCTTTTAACTTCTTGTAAAGACTTAAAATTGTTGCATCATCCTTAGGTTGCGGAGAcattttcaatttcttgttGGTCTTTCCATAAGGTAATTTATCCGTGCAAGGACTCAAGGGCTTCGATTGAATTTTCACTGAGATCCTAGAACAAGGTGTTTTCTTTCGAAGTGGTGTACCTACATCAGAGTTTCCGTAACTCTCACATGATTGTAATTCATAATCACGTTTGGAACTCTGACATGAATGCTTTGATTGTGCTTCAGACCCCCTTCTAAAGTGAAATTCCTGAAAAGAACCGCCAGAATTTAGTCACACACAACTAATTTGAATCCATCAAATGCTCTTCAGCATAGCAACTTGAATTTACACGGACATCGTTAAATCTTTCTGAATAAAATTACATCTTAATGATCTCATTTCCAAGACACAGAATGTTTCAAACATGATTACCATCTTGCCCATAAGAAACAAGTAATGACCATCACCTTTCCACTTATAAAACAATAGGAAAAAAAACACGTACCCGAACTTCAGTAATCCATTTTCCATGGCTCATAGTAGCCCATCCTCCATCAGTCCAATCCATGTGAGTCCTCAATTCTGAAAGGCTGAATTCCTTCTCCTGCCTCGTGCAACTTAAAGTGACCGCATACTTGTTTCCTTTAAGAACTTTTGTAATGTCTCCGACCCACCAACCCATGCCATGGAATGCATCCACCTTATCCAACAAGTTAAAATCTCTTTCAGTCGAATTTGGAGGCTGAGGCCGAATCTGATGGCCACGTACGACAATTTTATCATCGCTGTTGTTTGATTTCTTATATTGAAGCAAGAAAGAGTCGATCCCCAGTTGACCAAGATAAATTGCTGGAAACCAAGCATAAAATAGTCTTTCTTCGTCCGGATTCATTTCAACTGCTGTCCCAGGGCTGAAATTTGATACCATCATCATCTATGAAACAATGGTGAAAAATGTCAGTTTCTGTCTATGACAATTGACAACCATATCTAGCATAAGAAAATTTTCTACACTCTCCCAAAATTAGAAGAAAGTCAGATTCATTGCAAAAGAGATCAATACAAACATTCATGGTAGATAAATACAACATTAGCCAAGATATGATGAAACTGGGGGACCAAAACAAGCGATCAAGGTGGagaaaaacttattttttaAAGTGAAAAAGGGGAATTTAAAAGCAAAACAACAGAAGGCAGAGCCAAATATGTACAAACAACCTGCATGTTCTTAAATCATGAAAACCCATGTCACAAatcttcaaagaaaaaaatcataaataaacacacaaaaaaccctatGCAACCATAAACCTCGAAAAATCATGCATCAGAAAACAAAACCCACATGCATTACCAAAAACCCAGAACCAGTACCTCCTTTTTGGCTCGGACCCAAACGCCGTCCGCCAAATCCCAGTGAGAACGCAATTCTGACCGCCGCAGCACAAGCAGATCAGGCGGGTACATGAACCCCACCGTGTACGCATCCTCCTCGCGCTTGATCACAACCCCGGGCCACCACGCATCGAGGTGAAAGGCGTCGACTTTGTCGCCGGGCTCGAAGGGCCTGTCGACATTGTCGTCCGGAGGCACCGGCCGGATTTGACCCAACTCGACAAACTCCGTCAGGGGCTTGTCCGGGTCGACGTCAGAGACCAGAGTCTCGTACTGGACCTCAGCCTTGGTGGGTGAGAAGGAGTTGCTGCTGCCGTCGGAAAagctcttccttttcttcttcgtcGCCGGAATCAGTGGTTTCGAGTCGATTATTTTGGCGGGGAACCATGCGCCCTTGAAGCCATCTTCATTGCTGCAAACTTCCACCTTTGAATCCTTGCCCAAATGGGTTGCTGATTGACCTTTCTTGACCACCATTTTCAGTTGTCTTCCGTCACTTTCCCGAGAAAATAATCACAGTGTGGGAGAAAGTGGCAGAGTGGGAGTGAGAGTCCTCTCTCTCGCTTGCTCTTTCttttttatctctctctctcttaacttTATGAAATCAATACAATCCTGACCGttgaaagaaaaagaggaaaaaggGAGAAAATTAGGGGATGGTGGGGGAAGGGAATCTTAATCCGATAATTAGTATCTGCTAAGTTATCAATCAGTCAAAAGGGTTTTGATTTGTTGCGGTGTGGGGGAGATAAAAAGTTTTCATCTTTCCGTCGTATAACTTCTgcatcacctttttttttttttataaataatattatttatattataaagaTAGGAAATAAGCTAAACCTGAtgaatgtggtttaaattcatttttagtgATAATTGAACCTAATTAGTATGTGCTAGGTTGAAACAACGGGTTGTATATGTTGAGGTCCAAATTTCACATTTGCACCCCCTAATTTTGTTGAGGTTCCTTTTTTCCCTTCTAGTTTGAATTTGTCAATTTTGTTACTATAGTTTAGTAGTTGTGATTCTTGTCATTTTCGTGAGACCTCACATGAAGATGTGAGTGAATGAGGAcagaatttgttttttttaatctttttgtcatttttgttgtagataataaaaacatttaaaatctaaaaattGTAGACCATTTCCTTTTCTTAAGTTATTGTGCATCTATTCACTCCCCTTTCTCTTAACATCGCGAGATTGAACCTGATCACTTTAGCCCCTCCCAAATTATTTTAACTCTTTTTTACTCTAATTTCtcaattatatatttatatagttTACTATTTTAAAGGTCCCCTATATGGCCAGTACTTCTCATTTGTCAAGGAATTGACACCAATTGGGAGTGTCCTTAAATTGAAGGGACAAAATCTGCACAACCGAAACTAAGGTACCAAAAATCAAATAAGTTTTgttacttagtattacggtctaatataatttctcttcacttgtaagtgagaggttttaggttcaataCTCTCGTCAAAAgcgaatttaaaccatattatacTAGTTTACTGTGAGGCTAAactcactctttttttttttagtgtcaataatatcgtttgtttaaaaaatcaATAAGCTTTTATTTCAGGTGTAGGTCTTCGTCGTGTCTGCAGAGCAAACAAGGAAGGCGTTTTGGGCTCTGGGAAGTTTGGGCAACGTCCTGTAGGCCATCACTTAATTATGAAAGATTCTACACAATTTTGTTAATGCataaataaaggaaaaattggTTTTGATCTCAGTAACATATAAAATATTCAGAaatattctaatttattttaatgtgtTGGAAATACGATCATTTGCACaaagtgtcataatataattagataaattttttttttgttcaagtttttaattgtattattacatttTTTATATGGAGCCGTATTCTCAGAACActaaaaaatatctcatataaaaagaaaaatactattTTATCTAACTTGATTAACTCCATATCAGCTCAGGCTATAAAAGATAAACGACTATAAGGAACCAGCATGTCTTTTAGTTGAAAGATGAGTAATTACATCAGTCATATGTGTGAAGAACGTTGCAACCACTTCAAGTTTGGCCTTTTTATGTCTGATGTATGACATAATATTAAATCGTGTTCAtgacacattgaaaaatttatcGTGTTTTTGGTGTCTGAGAGTATAATTCAGCATAAAACCAAACTAAGATTATAACATCGGTTGTCATTGCTCCGTTGTGATTTGGTCCAATTGAATTCCacttccctccctctctctctctctcgctttcTTCTCCCCTCGCATTTCACGTCACCTTCCTCCCAAAGTCACAAACCGCTACACCATTCCGCCAAGTCAATATAAGCCTTCTTCTTTTGCAACCCCTCTCCCTCCCCACCATTTCCTTCTTCCTCAATCCCTTCTCTCTCATCGCCTTCCGATCACAACAATCTCTCCCAATCCAATTCAATTCAGTTCCGGCATGCCGTTGCTGGTAGACTGCTCCAGCTGCAACACGCCGCTGCAGCTGCCGCCCGGCGCTAGGACGATCCGCTGCCCCCTGTGCCAGGCCTTCACCCGCATCGCCGACTCCCGCGCTCATCCACCTCAGCCTTACtctgcctcctcctcctcatctaACCACAACCCTCCTCCGCCCTCCACTTCTCCCTACAACCACGCGCCGCCGGTGCCTCCTCGGACGGTGCACGGACGGAAGCGAGCTGTGATATGTGCCGTGTCGTACAAGCGGTCCCGGCACGAGCTCAAGGGATGCATTAACGACGCCAAGTGTATGAAGTACTTGCTGGTCAACAGGTTCAGCTTTCCAGAATCCTCCATTCTCATGCTCACCGGTAACCTCTTTCTCTTCCCATTTCTTCAACgcttgatgttgcgtgtggactGAATTCTATGGTTAATATCTGTTTAAGTAAGACTTTAATTTATGGGTCAGCAAAGACTAGTTCTTGCGTTCTTAATTTCCACATTTATGGTTCGCAATCGTTGAATTGTTCTTAATTTGCTGCAAAGCatcgattttttatttattatttatttgcaaGGTGGGTATTTTTCTGTAGATTTTATGCAATTACCATTTAAGTAATCAATTAAGTATGATTAATAACAAATTAACAATTGTGAAATGGTAGTAAAAAGTTAAAAGCTTGCTTTAGTAATGCACTCGGGTTTCTTTAGAACGTCGTTATGTTAATGTTCGTAAAAATCTAACGTAGATAACTTATTATCTTAATCTATATGTGTGTATTGCTTGCAGAAGAAGAAGCTGATCCTTATAGGCACCCGAACAAGCAAAACATCAGAATGGCGCTGTTTTGGCTTGTGCAAGGTTGTCAAGCGGGGGATTCTTTGGTGTTTCATTATTCTGGTCATGGATCACAACAGAGGAACTACACTGGGGACGAGGTGGATGGATTTGATGAAACGCTATGTCCTTCGGATTTTGAGACTCAGGGGATGATTGTCGATGATGAGATCAATGAAACAATTGTCAGACCTCTTCCCACCGGGGCTAGGCTTCATGCAATTGTGGATGCTTGCCACAGCGGTACTGTGCTAGATTTACCGTATCTCTGTAGGATGGACAGGTAACTCTAGCTCGATATTTTGTTATGTATCTGTGCTTAATGTTACTTCTGCAATCTGTTTTGTGCTTATCATTGCTCTATGTACTTTTTTCGTTTATTCATTGTTATATTTGAATGTAGGAACGGGAAGTACATATGGGAGGATCATCGCCCAAGATCAGGTGTTTGGAAAGGAACAAACGGTGGAGAGGTCATTTCCTTTAGTGGCTGTGATGATGATCAAACCTCTGCTGATACCTCAGTAAAGTCTTGGACAAAATCTTAAACTGTTATTTATGCTAGACTAGCAGCGTCTCCTTTTCTGACATAAGGCTGTTAAAGGAAACAAAGCTAACGCTCCTCGTGTGCAGGCTTTGTCAAAGATTACTTCGACTGGTGCCATGACTTACGCTTTCATCGAAGCCATCGAGCGTGGACATGGAAATACATATGGTAACATGTTGAATGCAATGCGATCTACCATCCGTAACACAGACAATGATGGTGGAGGTGGTATTGTGACATCTCTTATCTCCATGCTTTTGAAAGGGGGGAGTCTTGGCGGGATAAGACAGGTACTATTTTTGCACTCGTTGTGACCATATTCAAAATGCCAAAATGCGTGAGCAATTAAACGCTCCCATAAATTTAGATTTTTGATAAACTTGATCTTAAATCAATTAAgttggtttcggtttcggttagCATCTTTAACTCTCCTTTGAACGATCTTTGGTGCAGGAACCACAGCTAACCGCCAATCAACCATTTGATGTGTATACGAAGCCTTTCTCCTTGTAGTTATTGAAGCAGGATTTCCCTACGATTGCTCATGATCATTCATTAATCGTGTCCCGGCCTCCTATTCGTGTGTACACTTCTCAGAGAAACCCAATTTTGTATCTGCTTGTGTTTAATTCTGTTGTTTACCGATCTATGTTTTCTGTGTTCTTGGATGATGCTCGATGGCTGTTAGGCATGCTGTGTAGATCTGATATCAAATAGACCCTAACCGATAAAATCTGTGTCTGAAACTTCCTTGCATTGGAACAAGAACAAGCTACACCAAGTAAACAACGCAAACAGCCTTCCGACGAATAATTCCCACCTAATTAGTCCTTTTTCCCTGTCAAGATTCAAAATCCTATGTCTTTAATGTCCACAAATAGAGTCAAAAGCTTAGTCATTTCAAATTATTCGACATCTAAATAGCTTCGAATAAGCCCGCGACATTTTTTTaggctaaatttttttcttaatcccTGTGGTGAGGCACTACTTTTAAATCGACTCATGTGGTGAAGTTCGTTATCAATCATAGTCCAAATTGAAATTTCTGTCAAAATCTCATCCACATGCAGGGCTAAAAAGGTcatttcattcttttttttcttttctttttggtaattccacttttttataatcaacaaaaaaagaagaaatcccTACCCTTGCCAGCCATAGCCACCACcttcccccctctctctcacaTAACCCTAGACATCCAGTCCACCATTGTTCTtctt from Malus domestica chromosome 01, GDT2T_hap1 includes:
- the LOC103431647 gene encoding metacaspase-1-like; the protein is MPLLVDCSSCNTPLQLPPGARTIRCPLCQAFTRIADSRAHPPQPYSASSSSSNHNPPPPSTSPYNHAPPVPPRTVHGRKRAVICAVSYKRSRHELKGCINDAKCMKYLLVNRFSFPESSILMLTEEEADPYRHPNKQNIRMALFWLVQGCQAGDSLVFHYSGHGSQQRNYTGDEVDGFDETLCPSDFETQGMIVDDEINETIVRPLPTGARLHAIVDACHSGTVLDLPYLCRMDRNGKYIWEDHRPRSGVWKGTNGGEVISFSGCDDDQTSADTSALSKITSTGAMTYAFIEAIERGHGNTYGNMLNAMRSTIRNTDNDGGGGIVTSLISMLLKGGSLGGIRQEPQLTANQPFDVYTKPFSL